From Gallaecimonas pentaromativorans, the proteins below share one genomic window:
- the nagA gene encoding N-acetylglucosamine-6-phosphate deacetylase, producing the protein MAHCKYSLTGARILTRQGFTCGHLVIADGVLEAWLPYNQSPPRPWVDCSELTIAPGFVDLQQNGGYGLLFNDTPDVQTLEKLNEGNLHHGTTGFLATLITDEDAKVGAAIDAARRYQGQGLIGLHLEGPWLNPNRGGIHDSDLIRPVSNDLLNTIIEAKDVVKLVTLAPEVVDEEVIRTLANAGIKVSGGHTLASEAQSLGAIGAGMDMATHLFNAMPPISARSPGFTATALDRQLYCGLVGDGIHVSSANVRLAHRLLADKLFLVTDATPASGADVREFEFAGKSISVENDRCLGPDGTIGGSNLTMDKGVQRLVAMDIPLADALAMAGVTPRLALGLPRIQPGMKAELVGLCPGLEVRGTVQGRQLLEVAR; encoded by the coding sequence ATGGCCCATTGCAAATACAGCCTCACCGGCGCCCGAATTCTGACCCGTCAAGGGTTTACCTGCGGCCATCTGGTTATCGCTGACGGCGTTCTCGAGGCCTGGTTGCCTTATAACCAATCGCCGCCACGGCCCTGGGTGGATTGCTCCGAACTGACCATCGCCCCCGGCTTTGTGGATCTGCAGCAAAACGGCGGTTACGGGTTGCTGTTTAACGACACCCCCGACGTACAAACCCTTGAAAAGCTTAACGAAGGCAATCTCCACCACGGCACCACCGGCTTTTTGGCCACCCTCATTACCGACGAAGACGCCAAAGTTGGCGCCGCCATCGATGCCGCCCGCCGTTACCAGGGCCAGGGGCTGATTGGCCTGCACCTGGAAGGCCCCTGGCTTAATCCCAACCGTGGCGGCATTCACGATAGCGACCTGATCCGCCCGGTGAGCAACGATTTGCTCAACACCATCATCGAAGCCAAAGACGTGGTCAAACTGGTGACCTTGGCCCCCGAAGTGGTGGATGAAGAGGTTATTCGCACCTTGGCCAATGCCGGTATTAAGGTCTCAGGCGGCCATACCCTCGCCAGTGAGGCGCAAAGCCTGGGCGCCATTGGCGCCGGGATGGATATGGCGACCCACCTTTTTAACGCCATGCCGCCCATCAGCGCCCGCAGCCCCGGCTTTACCGCCACTGCCCTTGACCGCCAGCTTTACTGCGGGTTGGTGGGCGATGGCATCCATGTCAGCAGTGCCAATGTGCGGCTGGCCCATCGCCTCCTGGCTGACAAATTGTTCCTGGTTACCGACGCCACCCCAGCCAGCGGCGCCGATGTCAGGGAGTTTGAATTTGCCGGCAAATCCATCAGTGTCGAGAATGACCGCTGCCTGGGCCCAGATGGCACCATAGGCGGTTCCAACCTCACCATGGACAAAGGCGTACAACGGCTGGTAGCCATGGATATTCCCCTGGCAGATGCCCTGGCCATGGCTGGCGTCACCCCAAGGTTGGCCCTTGGGCTGCCGCGCATTCAACCGGGTATGAAGGCCGAATTGGTGGGGTTGTGCCCGGGCCTCGAAGTCAGAGGCACAGTGCAAGGCCGCCAATTGCTGGAAGTGGCCCGATAA
- a CDS encoding Yip1 family protein, with amino-acid sequence MSHIWGLLTHPDREMHDITKENESISDHFGHHVLLLAAIPVVCTFIGTTLFGWDLGSGPIVLDHVTAFLLGVLFYGAILGAVAIMGAVIHWLARDYPQRPSLQRCMVFAGYIATPMFLSGIIALYPLVWLCILVAAMGYLYSGYLLFLAVPCFLNIGKEEGLRVSGSIFAIGVLVTEFWIGVSVVIWGFGHHLF; translated from the coding sequence ATGAGTCATATATGGGGGCTTCTTACACATCCTGATCGTGAGATGCACGATATCACCAAGGAAAACGAGTCCATTTCCGACCACTTTGGCCACCACGTACTGTTGCTGGCTGCTATTCCGGTGGTGTGTACCTTTATCGGCACCACCCTGTTCGGTTGGGATTTAGGCAGTGGGCCTATCGTGCTGGACCATGTGACGGCCTTTTTGCTGGGGGTGCTGTTTTATGGCGCCATCCTTGGCGCGGTAGCCATTATGGGTGCCGTTATCCACTGGCTGGCGCGGGATTACCCGCAGCGGCCAAGCCTGCAACGCTGCATGGTGTTTGCCGGTTACATTGCCACGCCGATGTTCTTAAGCGGCATCATTGCCCTCTACCCTTTGGTGTGGTTGTGCATCCTGGTAGCGGCAATGGGTTACCTGTATTCCGGGTATCTGTTGTTCCTGGCCGTGCCGTGTTTTCTGAATATCGGTAAGGAGGAAGGGCTCAGGGTATCTGGCTCCATCTTCGCCATTGGCGTGTTGGTGACCGAGTTCTGGATTGGGGTAAGCGTAGTGATTTGGGGCTTCGGCCATCATCTGTTCTGA
- a CDS encoding VOC family protein, whose translation MRNHIDYIEFPAKDLKKIKAFYSQVFQWEFTDHGPDYSSFDDGKLKGGFARQDNFIPAGRPLVVIYHPELEAKLQQIEAEGGRIIAPIFSFPGGRRFHFADPDGNMLAVWSDK comes from the coding sequence ATGAGAAACCACATCGACTACATCGAGTTTCCCGCCAAGGATCTGAAAAAAATCAAAGCCTTCTATAGCCAGGTCTTCCAATGGGAATTTACCGATCACGGCCCCGATTACAGCAGTTTTGACGACGGCAAGCTCAAAGGCGGTTTTGCCCGTCAGGACAACTTCATTCCCGCCGGGCGCCCCTTGGTAGTGATCTACCACCCCGAGCTGGAAGCCAAATTGCAGCAGATTGAAGCCGAAGGGGGCCGCATTATTGCGCCTATCTTCAGCTTCCCTGGCGGCCGGCGTTTTCACTTTGCCGACCCGGACGGCAATATGTTGGCGGTATGGAGCGATAAATAA
- a CDS encoding MFS transporter produces MDNAKDKPTSDISEPARQRQSKSMVIHVVALSLTKTADGLVDPKLTLTWLLGALGAPAAMVAWLVPIRESLSLLPQMFVASRMRKHAIRKTFWSAGSLLQGLAVLAMGIVALSCKGILAGGLILALLALFSLARGVCSVAIKDVQGKTIAKSRRGKVSGLAASVGGVSLLVFGAALSLGLLDNAEQQLLGTLLIAGAGLWLLAAAIYQQLPELEGDVESGAQEHVDIRHAFRAALKMGKFRRFLLTRTLLLSSALMTPFLVSLSFQSPHQLRTLGALLLASGLAGFISGPIWGHLADKSSRTVLYLAPLITAATGLGAWWFGGASSLGFALLIFTTNLAHAGIRLGRKTYVIDMANQHNRAVLVSLSNTLIGMMLLLAGALSALLASIIDTRWLVLGLSLIALLAAWSAWTMEEA; encoded by the coding sequence TTGGATAACGCCAAAGACAAACCGACCTCGGATATCAGCGAGCCGGCCCGCCAGCGGCAATCCAAAAGCATGGTTATCCATGTTGTCGCCCTTTCCTTGACCAAAACCGCCGACGGCCTTGTTGACCCCAAGCTCACCCTGACCTGGCTACTGGGCGCACTCGGCGCGCCGGCGGCCATGGTGGCCTGGCTGGTACCCATTCGCGAGTCCTTGTCGCTGTTGCCACAAATGTTCGTGGCCAGCCGGATGAGAAAACACGCCATCCGCAAAACCTTCTGGAGCGCAGGCTCGCTACTGCAAGGCCTGGCGGTGCTGGCCATGGGTATCGTAGCCCTGAGCTGTAAAGGCATCCTGGCTGGCGGCCTTATTCTTGCCTTGCTGGCGCTTTTTAGCCTGGCAAGGGGCGTTTGCTCGGTGGCCATTAAGGATGTGCAGGGCAAAACCATTGCCAAAAGCCGAAGGGGTAAAGTCTCAGGCCTGGCAGCCAGTGTCGGCGGGGTCAGTTTGCTGGTCTTTGGCGCGGCCCTGAGCTTGGGTCTTTTAGATAACGCCGAGCAGCAGCTCCTCGGCACGTTGCTGATTGCTGGTGCTGGCCTTTGGCTACTGGCAGCGGCTATTTACCAGCAACTGCCTGAACTTGAAGGGGATGTAGAGAGCGGCGCGCAAGAACACGTCGATATTCGCCACGCCTTTCGAGCGGCCCTTAAGATGGGCAAGTTTCGCCGCTTTTTGCTGACCCGCACCTTGCTGCTGTCGAGCGCGTTGATGACGCCTTTTCTGGTTAGCTTGAGCTTTCAATCGCCCCATCAGCTACGCACCCTGGGCGCTTTATTGCTGGCCTCCGGGCTGGCCGGGTTTATCAGCGGGCCCATCTGGGGCCACCTTGCAGACAAATCCAGCCGCACCGTGCTGTATCTGGCGCCCCTCATCACCGCTGCCACCGGCCTTGGCGCCTGGTGGTTTGGGGGGGCTAGCAGCCTTGGATTTGCATTGCTGATTTTTACCACCAACCTTGCCCACGCGGGCATCCGGCTGGGGCGAAAAACCTATGTCATCGACATGGCCAACCAACACAACAGGGCGGTACTGGTTTCACTAAGCAACACCTTGATTGGTATGATGCTGCTGTTGGCCGGTGCACTCAGCGCATTGCTGGCGAGCATTATCGATACTCGCTGGCTAGTGCTGGGGCTAAGCCTGATTGCCCTCTTGGCAGCCTGGTCGGCATGGACAATGGAAGAAGCTTGA
- a CDS encoding DUF4870 domain-containing protein: MDAETKNWAIACHALAFAGYVIPFGNLIGPLLVWALKKDSSPYIDQQGRESVNFQITMLIAYLISGILVLVFVGILLLAVCALFNVVMVVLAIIKTADGQDFRYPFAIRFL; the protein is encoded by the coding sequence ATGGACGCAGAAACAAAAAACTGGGCTATTGCCTGCCACGCCCTGGCATTTGCCGGTTACGTGATCCCCTTTGGTAATCTCATTGGACCGCTGCTGGTCTGGGCCCTCAAAAAAGACAGCTCTCCTTATATCGACCAGCAAGGCCGGGAATCAGTCAATTTCCAAATCACCATGCTGATCGCTTACCTCATCTCCGGCATTCTGGTGCTGGTCTTTGTCGGCATCTTGCTGCTGGCGGTCTGCGCCTTGTTCAACGTCGTGATGGTGGTACTGGCTATTATAAAAACCGCCGATGGCCAGGATTTTCGCTACCCCTTTGCCATACGCTTTCTCTAA
- a CDS encoding methyltransferase family protein — translation MKGPGIPFVPPLILIAGFGIGLGLDQLYPTPLKPLAWLLIGFGLLLSLWAVATLLLAKTPVMPGKAPTQLVVKGPYRFSRNPLYLGLAIAYLGLALWLASPFALVMLPVTLYMLWLLVIRSEEKYLAEKFGQQYQDYKARVRRWY, via the coding sequence ATGAAAGGCCCGGGTATTCCCTTTGTTCCGCCCCTGATACTGATCGCCGGCTTTGGCATTGGCTTGGGCCTTGACCAGCTCTACCCTACTCCCTTAAAACCCCTGGCCTGGCTGCTTATCGGTTTTGGGCTGCTGCTCAGCCTGTGGGCCGTTGCCACCCTGCTGCTGGCCAAAACCCCAGTCATGCCTGGCAAAGCACCCACCCAACTGGTGGTAAAAGGGCCCTATCGGTTTTCAAGAAACCCTCTGTACCTGGGCCTTGCCATTGCCTATCTGGGGCTGGCGCTGTGGCTTGCCAGCCCCTTCGCCCTGGTGATGTTGCCAGTAACCCTTTATATGCTGTGGCTGTTGGTTATCCGTAGCGAAGAGAAGTACCTAGCCGAAAAATTTGGCCAGCAGTACCAGGATTACAAAGCCCGCGTGCGCCGCTGGTACTAA
- a CDS encoding adhesin → MKTREWASGLCLATLLTACGGSDGDDTPVSANPPPTPAPVVSVGVFVDSPVAGIGYRTASQEGTTNSAGEFAYVEGESVTFFLGDLAFPAVLASGQVTPADIAGGDDTTATNILQLLQTLDMDGNPANGINISPDVAATFAGTTLDLASASFDIEVGSVLASIDPALTLVSENAAKSHFQDSLQSQLRGSWLFSEGEGKRNVMTFLEDGLYIMIHEHADEPDEPNGQTAGSVEFGEYDWDPQSGEITVVAIAESDGWGGLYDPDEGSSVSTLVLSGDSFQLQFTDDASDLVTFTRIKDHQDPLVGAWLLYEYEDDNTNVLTFLPGGEYVIAHTNNQEDEPLSGEFGTYTLVDGMLMVTGASVDSDGAGGLYNAEDGSDQFNEFLQRHPWGELTFTDDNEGSFGFARIGTFSAELFSDDNTATKDVQLERYQGFDNNSALGDWTLSLPALTDESSAVEARLVLNDNGVGTLALGEETTQEISWRITSSATLYLESGGDSQVWQWTITSIRGPAGAVLVSLTDANDADNPASFLLEGTLVATLP, encoded by the coding sequence ATGAAAACACGCGAATGGGCTAGCGGCCTCTGCTTAGCCACCTTGTTAACCGCCTGCGGCGGCAGCGACGGTGACGATACTCCGGTATCTGCCAACCCACCCCCAACACCTGCCCCCGTGGTGAGTGTTGGGGTCTTTGTCGACAGCCCAGTGGCCGGTATCGGTTATCGCACCGCCAGCCAGGAAGGCACCACCAACAGCGCCGGCGAATTTGCCTACGTAGAAGGGGAAAGCGTGACCTTTTTCCTGGGTGATTTGGCTTTCCCGGCAGTGTTGGCCAGCGGCCAGGTGACACCGGCAGATATCGCTGGCGGCGACGACACTACCGCCACCAATATCCTGCAATTGCTGCAAACCCTTGATATGGATGGCAACCCTGCCAACGGCATCAACATCAGTCCGGATGTGGCGGCCACCTTTGCCGGCACCACCCTGGACCTGGCATCAGCCAGCTTCGATATCGAGGTGGGGTCGGTGCTGGCCAGCATCGACCCCGCGCTAACACTGGTATCGGAAAACGCCGCCAAGAGCCACTTCCAAGACAGCCTGCAAAGCCAATTGCGAGGCAGCTGGCTATTTAGCGAAGGGGAAGGCAAACGTAACGTGATGACCTTCCTCGAGGATGGCCTGTACATCATGATCCACGAACACGCCGACGAGCCGGACGAACCCAACGGCCAGACCGCCGGCTCGGTAGAGTTTGGGGAGTATGACTGGGACCCACAAAGCGGTGAGATAACCGTGGTGGCCATCGCCGAGTCCGATGGTTGGGGCGGCCTTTACGACCCCGACGAAGGCAGCTCGGTCAGCACCCTGGTACTAAGCGGCGACAGCTTTCAACTGCAGTTCACCGACGATGCCAGCGATCTTGTCACCTTTACCCGCATCAAAGACCACCAAGATCCCTTGGTTGGCGCCTGGCTCCTCTATGAATACGAAGACGACAACACCAATGTGCTGACCTTCCTACCAGGGGGTGAATACGTCATCGCCCACACCAATAACCAGGAAGACGAGCCGCTTTCAGGGGAGTTTGGTACCTATACCCTGGTAGACGGCATGCTGATGGTCACCGGCGCCAGTGTCGACAGCGACGGGGCCGGCGGCCTTTACAACGCTGAAGATGGTAGCGATCAGTTCAACGAGTTCTTGCAGCGCCACCCTTGGGGCGAACTGACCTTTACCGACGATAACGAAGGCAGCTTTGGCTTTGCCCGCATCGGCACCTTTAGCGCCGAACTGTTCAGCGACGACAACACCGCCACCAAAGACGTGCAGCTAGAGCGCTATCAGGGTTTTGACAACAACAGCGCCTTGGGGGATTGGACGTTGAGCCTGCCGGCCTTGACCGATGAGTCCAGCGCCGTGGAAGCCCGGCTGGTGCTAAATGACAATGGTGTCGGCACCCTGGCGTTAGGAGAAGAGACGACTCAGGAGATATCCTGGCGCATTACCAGCAGTGCCACCCTCTACCTTGAAAGCGGCGGTGACAGCCAGGTATGGCAGTGGACCATAACCAGCATTCGCGGCCCGGCTGGCGCGGTATTGGTTAGCCTTACCGATGCCAATGATGCCGACAACCCAGCCAGTTTCCTGTTGGAAGGGACTCTGGTTGCAACCCTTCCCTGA
- a CDS encoding type III PLP-dependent enzyme has product MSVSGFAPSVADAFGAQTTSNTTEIELIESLARRYGAPFLMLDCDIVRHQYQALKAALPGVELHFALKPLPHPAVVSTLLAEGACFDLATTGEVELVRDLGVPADKTIHTHPIKRDRDIRDALEYGCKVFVVDNINELEKFIPYRDEAELLVRLSFRNPNAVSDLSKKFGCSEEGAYAIVTRAAELGITIRGLSFHVGSQTLDADKYVHAINRCNAVIRGVAERGLPVLKVLDIGGGFPVSYDDNTVDIDSFCAPIRSALAELPAAVAVIAEPGRFIVAPAMTSVASVMGQAERDGETWYYLDDGIYGSFSGILFDHGHYPVDALYWQGERFPSVLAGPTCDSIDVIAEKIMLPKLNNGDLIVGRMMGAYTSATATEFNFFRKAQIIVLNEFMHDASLAPVVTLEV; this is encoded by the coding sequence ATGTCCGTCTCAGGCTTTGCTCCATCCGTTGCTGACGCATTCGGCGCACAAACTACCTCAAACACCACCGAAATCGAGCTTATCGAGTCTCTGGCCCGCCGCTACGGTGCGCCTTTTCTGATGCTCGACTGCGACATCGTCCGCCACCAATACCAGGCCCTTAAAGCGGCGCTGCCCGGCGTTGAGCTGCACTTTGCCCTCAAACCCCTGCCGCACCCGGCTGTGGTGAGCACCCTGCTGGCCGAAGGCGCCTGCTTCGACCTGGCCACCACCGGTGAAGTGGAACTGGTGCGCGACCTTGGCGTGCCGGCTGATAAGACCATCCACACCCACCCCATCAAGCGCGACCGCGACATCCGCGACGCCCTGGAATATGGCTGCAAGGTATTTGTGGTGGACAACATCAACGAGCTGGAAAAATTCATCCCTTACCGTGATGAAGCCGAGCTGCTGGTGCGCCTGAGCTTTCGTAACCCCAATGCGGTGTCGGATCTGTCCAAAAAGTTCGGCTGCTCTGAAGAGGGCGCCTACGCCATCGTGACCCGCGCCGCCGAGCTTGGCATTACTATTCGCGGCCTGTCGTTCCACGTCGGCTCACAAACCCTGGACGCCGATAAATACGTGCACGCCATCAACCGCTGCAACGCCGTTATCCGCGGTGTGGCCGAGCGCGGCTTGCCGGTCTTGAAGGTACTGGATATCGGTGGCGGCTTCCCGGTCAGCTATGACGACAACACCGTCGACATCGACAGTTTTTGCGCGCCTATCCGCAGCGCCCTGGCCGAACTGCCGGCGGCGGTGGCTGTAATTGCCGAGCCTGGCCGCTTTATCGTGGCCCCGGCCATGACCTCGGTGGCCTCCGTGATGGGCCAGGCCGAGCGTGATGGCGAAACCTGGTATTACCTGGACGACGGCATCTACGGCTCGTTTAGCGGCATTTTGTTTGACCACGGCCACTACCCGGTGGACGCCCTGTACTGGCAAGGGGAGCGTTTCCCCTCGGTGCTGGCCGGCCCCACCTGCGACAGCATCGATGTGATCGCCGAGAAAATCATGCTGCCCAAGCTCAACAATGGCGACTTGATTGTTGGCCGGATGATGGGGGCCTACACCTCGGCCACCGCCACCGAGTTCAACTTCTTCAGAAAGGCGCAGATCATCGTGCTCAACGAGTTCATGCACGATGCCAGCCTGGCGCCGGTGGTAACCCTCGAGGTTTAA
- a CDS encoding YwbE family protein produces MQGTLRSQIHIGAKVSVVLKEDQGSGALTQGVVARILTNSARHPHGIKVRLEDGQVGRVKVIHD; encoded by the coding sequence ATGCAAGGAACCTTACGCTCTCAGATCCACATCGGTGCCAAGGTGTCGGTGGTGCTTAAAGAAGACCAAGGCAGTGGCGCCCTGACCCAAGGGGTGGTGGCGCGCATCCTCACCAACTCGGCCCGCCATCCCCATGGCATCAAAGTGCGCCTCGAAGACGGCCAGGTTGGCCGGGTCAAGGTCATTCACGACTGA
- a CDS encoding winged helix-turn-helix domain-containing protein: MDPTRALVLARQHLYQPWQQGLAGLIANLGALQLDAIQVICRAHHHQLYNRLPRYQESALASAEQRREIFEYWSHAAAYLPMSSYRFARIRMDRIREGQRHWFEKNAKLCRFVLDRVRAEGPLKASDFVKAKGGWWQWSDEKKALEQLFHEGELMVSHRDGFQKVFDLPERLLPSSVETCRASDLDYGRHLVHCFMASQGLGRVEEIAYLRRGDGPLVKAAVAAMRQSGELVEKAGELMLASDAQHEPPPAPRKVRLLSPFDPLVLQRKRLNRLFGFDYQLECYLPEAKRRYGYFGLPILYGDALVGVTDLKADRPAGVLRVKALHWQQKPGAALEASFHKALKDFARFHQLPEVAFV, encoded by the coding sequence ATGGACCCAACCCGTGCGCTGGTGCTGGCCCGCCAGCACCTTTATCAGCCCTGGCAGCAAGGCCTGGCTGGGCTGATTGCCAACCTCGGCGCCCTGCAACTTGATGCCATCCAGGTGATCTGCCGCGCCCATCACCACCAGCTCTATAACCGCCTGCCCCGCTACCAAGAAAGCGCGCTGGCCAGCGCCGAGCAGCGCCGGGAGATATTCGAGTATTGGTCTCACGCCGCTGCCTACCTGCCCATGAGCAGCTACCGTTTTGCCCGGATACGGATGGACCGCATTCGCGAGGGCCAGCGCCACTGGTTTGAAAAAAACGCCAAGCTGTGCCGCTTTGTACTGGATAGAGTGCGCGCCGAAGGCCCGCTCAAAGCCTCGGATTTTGTTAAAGCCAAAGGCGGCTGGTGGCAATGGTCGGACGAAAAAAAGGCCCTTGAGCAACTCTTCCACGAAGGGGAGCTGATGGTCAGCCACAGGGACGGCTTTCAAAAGGTGTTTGACCTGCCTGAGCGCCTACTCCCAAGCTCGGTGGAAACTTGCCGCGCCAGCGACCTCGACTACGGCCGCCATCTGGTGCACTGCTTTATGGCAAGCCAGGGGCTGGGGCGGGTAGAAGAGATAGCCTACCTTCGCCGGGGCGACGGCCCCTTGGTGAAAGCGGCGGTAGCGGCCATGCGCCAAAGTGGCGAGTTGGTGGAAAAGGCCGGCGAGCTGATGCTGGCCAGTGACGCCCAACACGAGCCGCCACCAGCGCCTCGCAAGGTGCGGCTACTCTCCCCTTTTGACCCTTTGGTGCTGCAGCGAAAACGCCTTAACCGCCTCTTTGGCTTTGACTACCAGTTGGAGTGCTACCTGCCCGAAGCCAAGCGCCGCTACGGCTACTTTGGCCTGCCCATTCTCTATGGCGACGCCCTGGTGGGCGTCACCGATCTCAAAGCCGACCGGCCAGCCGGGGTGCTGCGGGTAAAAGCCCTGCACTGGCAGCAAAAGCCCGGCGCCGCCCTTGAGGCCAGCTTTCACAAGGCGCTCAAGGACTTTGCCCGTTTTCATCAATTACCGGAGGTGGCTTTTGTTTGA
- a CDS encoding TIGR01621 family pseudouridine synthase, with protein MFELIYDCPRFVIVNKTQAASFHAEQGPGFFVEVESTLGCKLWPVHRLDKVTTGLVLFAKDSDAAAELGRLFEARQINKCYLALSDKKPGKKQGLIKGDMTKARRGAWRLLRTQANPAITRFDSTALGDGRRLYRLWPQTGKTHQLRVAMKSLGAPILGDDLYGGSAFERVCLHAYALSFEAFGEQVTITAAPDFITQAPLPFGEAP; from the coding sequence TTGTTTGAGCTGATTTACGACTGTCCGCGCTTTGTCATCGTCAACAAGACCCAAGCGGCCAGTTTTCATGCCGAACAAGGGCCGGGATTTTTCGTCGAGGTGGAATCCACCCTCGGCTGCAAGCTCTGGCCGGTGCACCGCCTGGACAAAGTCACCACCGGCCTGGTGCTCTTCGCCAAAGACAGCGACGCCGCCGCCGAACTGGGCCGCCTCTTTGAAGCGCGGCAGATAAACAAGTGTTATCTCGCCCTTTCCGACAAAAAGCCCGGCAAGAAGCAAGGCCTTATTAAAGGCGACATGACCAAGGCCCGCCGCGGAGCCTGGCGCTTGCTGCGCACCCAAGCGAACCCTGCCATCACCCGCTTTGACTCCACGGCCCTTGGCGACGGCCGCCGCCTCTACCGATTGTGGCCGCAAACCGGCAAGACCCACCAGCTGCGGGTGGCCATGAAGAGCCTGGGCGCGCCGATTTTGGGGGACGACTTGTACGGCGGTAGCGCCTTTGAGCGGGTGTGTCTCCACGCCTATGCCCTGTCTTTTGAAGCTTTTGGCGAGCAAGTCACCATTACCGCCGCGCCAGATTTCATTACCCAGGCGCCGCTGCCTTTTGGAGAAGCGCCATGA
- a CDS encoding LysR family transcriptional regulator, with protein MNLLAAMQAFVKVAELESYTRAAEQLEMSRTQLSKLVKQLEAHLKVRLLQRTTRRLHLTEAGERYLARAQAILQQLDDAETELHQSSTQVSGRLRVNGPMSFGTRYLAPLVAQFMVQHPELEVRLDLSDRQVDLLEEGFDLAIRIGALEDSSLVARPLTSCRMLLVASPAYIAANGEPLSIADLGHHQGLRYRGSRGTHWQLGETSITMAGALESNNGEVLNHGAEAGLGIAYQPSFLVDDSIRSGRLKVLLAEQVETQIGIYGIYPARHHLPAKVSVFLDFLAAAWGSPPYWERTLPANKNQ; from the coding sequence ATGAATCTGCTGGCCGCCATGCAGGCCTTTGTCAAAGTGGCCGAGTTGGAAAGCTACACCCGCGCCGCCGAGCAGTTGGAGATGTCTCGCACCCAGTTGTCAAAACTGGTGAAGCAACTGGAGGCACACCTCAAGGTGCGGCTGTTGCAGCGCACCACCCGGCGCCTACACCTTACCGAAGCCGGCGAGCGCTACCTTGCCCGGGCCCAGGCCATTTTGCAGCAGCTCGATGACGCCGAAACCGAGCTGCACCAAAGTAGCACCCAGGTGTCGGGCCGGCTCAGGGTCAACGGCCCCATGTCTTTTGGCACCCGTTATCTGGCGCCGCTGGTGGCCCAGTTTATGGTTCAGCACCCCGAGCTTGAGGTGCGGCTGGACTTGAGCGACCGCCAGGTAGACTTGCTCGAAGAAGGTTTCGATCTGGCCATCCGCATCGGCGCGTTGGAAGACTCAAGCCTGGTGGCCCGGCCACTGACAAGCTGCCGAATGCTGCTGGTGGCCTCTCCGGCCTATATTGCCGCCAATGGCGAGCCTTTAAGCATTGCCGACCTAGGCCACCACCAGGGGCTTCGCTATCGCGGCTCACGGGGCACCCACTGGCAGCTCGGTGAAACCAGCATCACCATGGCCGGCGCCCTTGAGAGCAACAACGGCGAAGTGCTTAATCACGGCGCCGAAGCCGGCCTTGGCATTGCCTACCAGCCCAGTTTTTTGGTGGATGACAGTATCCGCAGTGGTCGGCTCAAGGTACTGTTGGCCGAGCAGGTGGAGACGCAAATCGGTATTTACGGCATCTACCCGGCCCGCCATCACCTGCCGGCTAAGGTGAGCGTGTTTTTAGACTTCCTGGCGGCCGCCTGGGGCTCCCCTCCTTATTGGGAAAGGACATTGCCCGCAAATAAGAACCAATGA
- a CDS encoding DoxX family protein, with the protein MNSYAASLLRIALGVMALAHGLMKIFVFTLPGTVGYFESVGFPGFFAYLTIFAEVAGGSALILGIYTRWVSLAFIPLLLGALSVHAANGWVFSNTGGGWEFPAFWALALLVQAGLGGGALVLNKRFA; encoded by the coding sequence ATGAACAGTTACGCCGCATCTCTGCTTCGCATCGCCCTTGGGGTGATGGCCCTGGCCCACGGCTTGATGAAAATCTTTGTCTTCACCCTTCCCGGTACCGTGGGGTACTTCGAATCGGTGGGCTTTCCCGGCTTTTTCGCCTACCTGACCATCTTTGCCGAAGTGGCCGGCGGTAGCGCCCTTATCCTCGGCATTTACACCCGCTGGGTGAGCCTGGCCTTTATCCCGCTGCTGCTGGGCGCCTTGTCAGTGCACGCCGCTAACGGCTGGGTGTTCTCAAACACCGGTGGCGGCTGGGAATTCCCTGCCTTCTGGGCCCTGGCTCTGCTGGTGCAAGCCGGTCTTGGCGGCGGCGCCCTGGTCCTTAACAAGCGTTTCGCCTGA